Proteins from one Corynebacterium epidermidicanis genomic window:
- the sucC gene encoding ADP-forming succinate--CoA ligase subunit beta, giving the protein MDLYEYQARALFAEHNIPVLAGKLATSAAEAERAAQEIQRDTGADLLVVKAQVKTGGRGKAGGVKLARTPEETREAAEHILGLDIKGHVVRKVMVAQGADIAEEYYFSILLDRTKRSFLAMLSKEGGMEIEQLAVEKPEALIKRNFTPLDGLTDTLAREMTEAAGFAPEDQAKLVPVLKQLYAAFVAEDATLVEVNPLVKTDTGEILALDGKVTLDDNAEFRHPNHAELHDASATDPLETKAQRMGLNYVKLDGNVGVIGNGAGLVMSTLDVVAYAGEDLPGQPRPANFLDIGGGANAEVMANGLEVILSDPQVKSVFVNVFGGITACDEVASGIIQAFKILAADGVEPKPLVVRLDGNNAELGRQLLNDAQLPHLQQVATMDDAARRAAELASDAAPASTAS; this is encoded by the coding sequence GTGGACCTATACGAATACCAAGCCCGCGCGCTATTCGCCGAGCACAACATCCCGGTGCTCGCCGGCAAGCTAGCCACGTCCGCAGCCGAAGCCGAACGCGCAGCCCAAGAAATCCAGCGCGACACCGGAGCCGATCTCCTCGTGGTCAAGGCCCAGGTGAAAACCGGTGGCCGTGGCAAGGCCGGCGGCGTGAAGTTGGCCCGGACCCCGGAGGAAACGCGCGAAGCAGCCGAGCACATCCTGGGCCTGGACATCAAGGGACATGTGGTGCGGAAAGTTATGGTCGCGCAGGGTGCAGACATCGCCGAAGAGTACTACTTCTCCATCCTCCTGGACCGCACCAAGCGCAGCTTCCTCGCGATGCTCTCCAAGGAAGGCGGCATGGAGATTGAGCAATTGGCCGTCGAAAAGCCAGAAGCTTTGATCAAGCGGAACTTCACGCCCCTGGATGGCTTGACAGACACGCTGGCCCGCGAAATGACGGAGGCGGCCGGCTTCGCACCGGAGGACCAGGCCAAGCTGGTGCCTGTGTTGAAGCAGCTCTACGCCGCTTTTGTGGCCGAGGATGCCACACTGGTGGAAGTGAACCCGTTGGTGAAGACCGATACCGGGGAAATCCTAGCGCTGGACGGCAAAGTCACCCTGGATGACAACGCCGAATTCCGCCACCCCAACCACGCGGAGCTCCACGATGCCTCGGCAACCGATCCGCTGGAAACCAAAGCTCAGCGCATGGGCCTGAACTACGTGAAGCTGGACGGCAACGTGGGCGTGATCGGCAACGGCGCCGGCCTGGTGATGTCCACCCTTGACGTCGTGGCCTACGCCGGTGAGGACTTGCCAGGACAGCCACGCCCGGCAAACTTCCTGGACATCGGCGGCGGCGCCAACGCGGAAGTCATGGCCAATGGCCTCGAAGTGATCCTGAGCGACCCGCAGGTCAAGAGCGTTTTCGTGAACGTTTTCGGTGGCATCACTGCCTGCGACGAAGTAGCTAGCGGCATCATCCAGGCCTTCAAGATCCTGGCAGCCGACGGCGTCGAACCGAAGCCACTCGTTGTGCGACTTGACGGCAACAACGCCGAACTCGGTCGCCAACTACTCAACGATGCCCAGCTCCCGCACCTGCAGCAAGTAGCCACCATGGATGACGCCGCGCGTCGCGCCGCCGAACTCGCATCCGACGCCGCCCCCGCCTCTACCGCCAGCTAA
- a CDS encoding esterase/lipase family protein, which translates to MKRLIASVCTSLLPLAALVAPAAAAETAPVITAKFESSAPASWGINDSNCVPTGDVKEPVILIHGTSDNASNWGDVAPVLKRAGMCVWAFDYGADDITLQNMIPSLKAIGDLDVSAREVADQVTYVREVTGAEKVNLVGHSQGGMHTKTYEQLYGEPGTVARVVAIGGNYHGTTLGGMATALLPLIKGAPGLASFLASTAGIQQVLGSEFMTRLNEHPDTVAGVQYTSIYSPADTTVTPNSASQLTAVPGADVVNVDLGATCAATPRHDRLPHDATAISEIVWGLTRAAGDDNAAAGCVRS; encoded by the coding sequence ATGAAACGTCTCATTGCTAGCGTCTGTACTTCGCTGCTCCCGCTGGCAGCCCTGGTGGCCCCGGCCGCCGCGGCCGAAACCGCCCCGGTTATCACCGCGAAATTTGAAAGCTCCGCCCCGGCTAGCTGGGGAATCAATGATTCGAACTGTGTACCCACCGGGGATGTGAAAGAGCCAGTCATCCTCATTCACGGCACCTCGGATAACGCCAGCAACTGGGGCGATGTCGCACCCGTGCTCAAGCGCGCCGGGATGTGCGTCTGGGCATTCGATTACGGTGCGGACGACATCACCTTGCAAAACATGATTCCTTCCCTCAAAGCCATCGGCGATCTGGACGTGTCCGCACGCGAAGTCGCAGATCAGGTGACTTATGTGCGCGAGGTAACCGGCGCGGAGAAGGTGAACTTGGTTGGACACAGCCAGGGTGGCATGCACACCAAGACTTACGAGCAGCTCTACGGGGAGCCCGGCACGGTGGCCCGCGTGGTTGCCATCGGCGGTAACTACCACGGCACCACCTTGGGTGGCATGGCAACAGCTCTGCTCCCACTCATTAAGGGCGCGCCAGGGCTCGCATCCTTCCTGGCCAGCACCGCCGGTATTCAGCAAGTTTTGGGCTCGGAATTCATGACCCGCCTGAATGAGCATCCCGACACCGTCGCCGGCGTGCAATACACCTCGATCTACTCGCCTGCGGACACCACTGTCACCCCGAACAGCGCCTCCCAGCTCACAGCTGTCCCGGGTGCCGACGTAGTCAACGTTGATCTCGGGGCAACCTGCGCCGCTACACCTCGCCACGACCGGCTGCCACATGACGCCACGGCCATCTCCGAAATCGTCTGGGGTCTGACCCGCGCCGCCGGGGACGACAATGCTGCTGCGGGGTGTGTCCGCAGCTAG
- the fic gene encoding protein adenylyltransferase Fic gives MLENLLGLTGEVALAREEERLTKTRAIEIFDGDLLKELTPGVFSTLAFIHRQLFQDVYDFAGEIRVENISKGSFRFASVMYLPAALEAIDQMPHATFDEIVAKYVEMNIAHPFREGNGRSTRIWLDHVLMNSLGCAVDWSAVDKQDYLLAMERSPVRDLEIRMLLQEHLTEGVPSRATFMKGLDASYRYEGYNTFRAEDLR, from the coding sequence ATGTTGGAGAATTTGCTGGGCCTGACGGGCGAAGTGGCGTTGGCGCGTGAAGAAGAGCGACTTACAAAAACACGCGCCATTGAAATCTTTGACGGCGACTTGCTTAAGGAGTTAACACCGGGCGTATTTTCCACTTTGGCCTTCATTCACCGTCAGCTATTCCAGGATGTTTATGACTTCGCGGGCGAGATTCGAGTGGAGAACATTTCGAAAGGAAGCTTTCGTTTTGCATCCGTCATGTACTTGCCAGCTGCATTGGAGGCGATCGACCAAATGCCCCACGCAACCTTTGACGAGATCGTAGCCAAGTACGTAGAGATGAACATCGCCCATCCCTTTAGAGAAGGTAATGGGCGGAGCACCCGGATTTGGTTAGACCACGTGCTGATGAACTCGCTGGGATGCGCCGTCGATTGGTCTGCAGTGGATAAACAGGACTATCTGCTGGCAATGGAACGCAGCCCAGTGCGCGATCTGGAGATTCGGATGCTCTTGCAAGAACACCTCACCGAAGGCGTTCCGAGCCGTGCAACCTTTATGAAAGGCCTCGACGCAAGCTACCGGTACGAAGGCTACAACACTTTCCGAGCGGAAGATCTCAGGTGA
- a CDS encoding sigma-70 family RNA polymerase sigma factor, with translation MDLDSLLVAVAAGDSNAFGLFYDELAPQVLGVAQHIIRDRTQAEEVTQEVFMELWRTAASFDPAQSSARSWALRLTRLRAIDRLRSDMAAKKRDTAEFVQQMTTWIAAEDEAVADLEAQEIRELVDSIGEPHRTAIMLAYFTGMSHAEVAEATGVPLGTAKTRVRDGMSKLRNALRVHASAGGAQ, from the coding sequence ATGGATCTCGATAGCTTATTGGTTGCTGTTGCCGCTGGCGACAGCAACGCTTTCGGGTTGTTCTACGACGAACTGGCACCTCAAGTGCTCGGTGTAGCCCAGCACATCATTCGAGATCGCACGCAAGCCGAAGAAGTCACCCAAGAAGTGTTCATGGAGCTGTGGCGCACTGCCGCCAGCTTCGATCCTGCGCAATCCAGTGCGCGCAGTTGGGCGTTGAGGCTGACTCGCCTACGCGCGATCGATCGGCTGCGCTCCGACATGGCGGCTAAGAAACGGGACACCGCCGAGTTTGTCCAGCAAATGACCACGTGGATTGCGGCCGAAGATGAGGCCGTCGCGGATTTGGAAGCCCAAGAAATCCGGGAGCTGGTGGATTCGATCGGCGAACCGCACCGAACCGCAATCATGCTGGCATACTTTACGGGTATGTCCCACGCGGAGGTTGCGGAAGCGACCGGAGTTCCCCTGGGAACTGCGAAAACCCGAGTTCGGGATGGCATGAGCAAACTAAGAAACGCGCTGCGCGTTCACGCATCCGCAGGAGGTGCACAATGA
- a CDS encoding CRISPR-associated helicase/endonuclease Cas3, whose translation MTIVTQADRWLIDRSLQVNALWAKSGTEEAYLHLPQHLIDTACVAEWLWDNWVSAALKTALSRTWSLNEDHLRRLYVFLAGTHDVGKATVSFQRQAENPPSKSYLLAEVETAGLSLAWTLGEGTQKLPHGTASALILRGWLQKWGIGKLQAVRVSSVVDAHHGFATDPKLLELHQRTIPNYPEAWASIHAEILDTMAELTDIEDVLDAQLGVGGPYAAATQLMTGLVIMADWIASNEDLFPYRNDQSQVERVEAAMAAVQLPSPWQSISAGIDTKLQFQNTFGWPDYFEVRPVQDAAVQIARSHESPCLMIIEAPTGEGKTEAGLAAAHVIGEKTGAQGVFVAAPTMSTANGLFERTTDWVRRSSQSGEVASMYLAHSKNQLSEQYQALRFSGIGSDTLDHGSVVANQWLSGRRKGILADFVVGTVDQVLMMVLQARFSMLRHVGLAGKVIIIDEVHAYDAYMSQYLYRTLEWLANYGVSVILMSATLPPAQRKDLAAAYASQLVTDPDLEKLNTSAYPLISTVSAAGIATLPIASRPTDLEASLTVLDDSLDTLVNQVKALLVDGGVALIICNTIARSQAAFDALSSKFPGDVDLHHSAFVAAHRSAKEDLLREMLGPQAHRGSGRPDRKIVVATQVAEQSLDIDADVLVTDIAPIDLVIQRIGRLHRHRRPDSDRPLLLQEPQVFIRGIQVIDPLPEFDGGAEAVYGRKLLLATMAHLPAVFRRPDDVAELVRNVYAENPAIPTGWSEAWREACQKASAERFSAERRADAFRFPAPGAASEMRYLFDRLHSEPKPGEEEVGNAQVRDAELTVEAIAIQKDEYGYRPLGSDEEIQIGSDVNYGQALALAAHSIRLPARLTRRGSDFDEVIGDLEMQTPGEWSESGILKGQVALIFNTEGFASAGRFTLRYDLERGLEVVATEAVQS comes from the coding sequence ATGACCATTGTCACCCAAGCTGATCGATGGCTAATTGACCGGAGTCTGCAAGTTAATGCTTTGTGGGCGAAATCGGGGACCGAAGAAGCCTACCTACACTTGCCACAGCATCTCATCGATACCGCGTGTGTGGCGGAATGGCTTTGGGATAACTGGGTATCAGCGGCTCTTAAGACTGCGCTGAGTCGAACCTGGTCCTTGAACGAAGATCATTTGCGCCGACTGTACGTATTCTTGGCCGGGACGCATGACGTTGGTAAGGCAACAGTGAGTTTTCAGCGGCAGGCGGAGAATCCCCCCAGTAAGTCCTATTTGTTGGCGGAAGTTGAGACAGCTGGGCTGTCGCTGGCATGGACACTGGGGGAGGGGACACAAAAGCTTCCTCATGGCACCGCCTCGGCGTTGATTCTTAGGGGCTGGCTGCAGAAGTGGGGTATTGGGAAGTTGCAGGCAGTACGAGTTTCATCAGTCGTGGACGCGCACCACGGCTTCGCGACTGATCCAAAACTGTTGGAGTTACACCAGCGGACAATTCCGAACTACCCCGAAGCTTGGGCGTCAATTCATGCAGAAATCCTTGACACCATGGCAGAGCTTACCGACATCGAGGACGTGTTGGATGCACAGTTGGGTGTGGGCGGCCCCTATGCGGCCGCCACCCAGTTGATGACGGGCCTGGTGATTATGGCCGACTGGATAGCGTCTAATGAAGACCTATTCCCTTACCGTAACGATCAGTCGCAGGTTGAACGGGTTGAAGCAGCGATGGCAGCCGTGCAACTACCTAGCCCATGGCAATCGATTTCTGCAGGTATAGATACAAAACTGCAATTTCAAAACACTTTCGGTTGGCCAGACTATTTTGAGGTGCGCCCAGTACAAGACGCCGCTGTTCAAATCGCCCGGTCCCACGAGAGCCCTTGCCTGATGATTATCGAAGCCCCAACCGGTGAAGGAAAAACAGAGGCAGGGCTGGCAGCTGCGCACGTCATTGGAGAGAAGACTGGCGCTCAGGGCGTTTTTGTTGCTGCACCCACGATGTCCACGGCTAATGGGCTTTTCGAACGAACCACTGACTGGGTCCGGCGGTCTTCTCAGAGTGGTGAAGTGGCCTCCATGTACTTGGCACATTCCAAGAATCAACTCTCGGAACAGTACCAAGCACTGCGTTTTTCCGGAATCGGAAGCGATACCCTAGACCACGGGTCGGTGGTAGCTAATCAATGGTTGTCTGGCCGCAGAAAGGGCATCCTTGCCGATTTCGTGGTTGGAACAGTGGACCAGGTTTTGATGATGGTCCTCCAAGCGCGATTCTCGATGCTTCGCCACGTCGGGTTGGCTGGCAAGGTCATAATTATCGACGAAGTCCATGCCTACGACGCCTACATGTCGCAATATCTCTACCGCACTCTGGAGTGGCTAGCCAATTATGGCGTGAGCGTGATTTTGATGTCTGCGACTCTGCCGCCTGCGCAACGAAAAGACCTCGCCGCGGCCTACGCTTCCCAACTCGTCACTGACCCTGACCTGGAAAAGCTCAATACCAGCGCATACCCCCTGATTAGCACGGTTAGTGCTGCTGGAATTGCCACCCTTCCGATTGCTTCTCGACCTACCGACCTTGAAGCTTCACTGACGGTCCTCGATGACTCCCTCGACACTTTGGTGAACCAGGTCAAAGCATTGCTTGTCGACGGCGGTGTGGCACTCATCATCTGTAACACCATCGCACGTTCCCAGGCAGCTTTTGATGCGCTGAGCTCCAAGTTTCCGGGCGATGTTGACCTGCATCATTCGGCATTCGTTGCAGCCCATCGAAGTGCCAAAGAGGACCTACTTCGCGAAATGTTGGGTCCGCAAGCACACCGAGGCTCGGGTAGGCCCGACAGGAAGATCGTGGTGGCAACCCAGGTAGCCGAACAATCCTTGGATATCGATGCTGATGTACTTGTGACAGATATTGCCCCGATTGACCTGGTGATCCAGCGAATTGGCCGTTTACATCGGCACCGCCGACCGGATTCTGATCGGCCTTTGTTGCTTCAAGAGCCCCAGGTGTTTATCCGTGGTATCCAAGTAATCGATCCACTTCCGGAATTCGATGGTGGCGCGGAAGCCGTCTACGGCCGCAAACTGCTCCTCGCAACGATGGCACATTTGCCAGCAGTTTTTCGACGCCCCGACGATGTAGCCGAACTCGTACGCAATGTCTATGCCGAGAATCCCGCCATTCCGACCGGATGGTCGGAAGCGTGGAGAGAGGCGTGCCAAAAAGCGAGCGCCGAACGGTTCAGCGCTGAGCGTAGAGCTGACGCTTTCCGATTCCCTGCCCCAGGCGCAGCGTCGGAAATGCGCTATTTATTTGATCGACTGCATTCGGAACCCAAGCCAGGTGAGGAAGAAGTGGGAAATGCGCAGGTGCGCGATGCCGAGCTAACGGTGGAAGCTATCGCAATCCAAAAGGACGAGTACGGCTATCGCCCACTTGGCTCGGATGAAGAGATCCAAATAGGCAGTGACGTGAACTATGGCCAAGCGTTGGCGTTGGCAGCTCACTCCATCAGGCTGCCGGCGCGGCTAACCAGACGGGGCAGTGATTTCGACGAAGTGATTGGAGACCTGGAAATGCAAACACCAGGGGAGTGGTCTGAGTCGGGGATTCTGAAAGGACAGGTAGCTCTTATTTTTAACACCGAAGGCTTCGCCTCAGCAGGCCGTTTTACCTTGCGATATGACTTGGAGAGAGGTCTTGAAGTTGTGGCAACCGAAGCTGTTCAATCCTGA
- a CDS encoding anti-sigma factor yields MTDINFPKDLDAALARATTPQTPRPELKEQLMAAIAAEQDAKVVSIDSAKPKRRWRSAFLATAAAVTIFAGSLTWMNQSEPDSHDQMHSIMAASDVRQAKTQAMGAQLDIVVSSSMGKGGAMVDGAPDVDKGMGAQVWAVMADGSMKSAGVIGPEPHDSVWMPLPGETMKVMITEEPVGGSAQPSGTVLAEAEL; encoded by the coding sequence ATGACGGACATCAATTTCCCCAAGGACCTTGATGCCGCGCTGGCGCGTGCCACTACCCCCCAAACTCCGCGTCCCGAACTGAAAGAGCAGCTCATGGCTGCGATCGCAGCGGAGCAAGACGCGAAGGTCGTTAGCATCGATTCGGCGAAGCCCAAGCGGCGCTGGCGGAGTGCCTTCTTGGCGACAGCAGCTGCAGTCACAATCTTTGCCGGGTCGCTGACCTGGATGAACCAGAGCGAGCCGGATTCCCATGACCAGATGCATTCCATCATGGCCGCAAGCGACGTGCGTCAGGCCAAAACCCAAGCAATGGGCGCGCAGCTCGACATCGTGGTGTCGTCCTCGATGGGCAAGGGCGGGGCGATGGTGGACGGTGCACCGGACGTCGATAAGGGCATGGGCGCTCAAGTTTGGGCGGTGATGGCTGACGGCAGCATGAAGTCCGCGGGCGTAATCGGTCCGGAGCCACACGATTCCGTCTGGATGCCGCTACCTGGAGAAACCATGAAAGTCATGATCACGGAGGAACCCGTAGGTGGCAGCGCGCAGCCGTCCGGAACCGTGCTCGCCGAGGCCGAGCTTTAG
- a CDS encoding FAD-binding dehydrogenase: MSDTVIIVGTGLAGLVAGYEAAKGGRHVVFLDQESRANLGGQAFWSLGGLFWVNSPEQRLLRVHDSKELAWRDWENSAQFDDAPHDHWPRQWGEKFVEFAAEEMRDYLRELGLNVVPTIGWAERGSGDASGHGNSVPRFHLTWGTGPEVVRVFREPLEDFEREGKVEFHFRHRVSSLIVEDGQVVGVRGDQLAPANEPRGVASGRDVVKQFEARGTVVIATGGIGGNLEKVRKMWPTDRWGPCPEDMVTGVPAHVDGHGIDIAANAGANLVNTDRMWHYPEGMINWNPIWPGHGIRIIPGPSSVWLDATGRRLPTNLFPGSDNLAALAHIGQTGHGYSWFVLNQAIADKEFIFSGSEQNPDLTEKSLRKLIGKVAPGTHVAIKAFMEHGADWVVASSLPELVDGMNELGTVPVSLANVRRVLEDRDSQLDNPFSKDIQVNYIRTARGFLGDKIIRCAPPGRILDPAHGPLIAVRLHVVTRKTLGGIETDLSGRCLRADGSVLPGLYACGEAAGFGGGGMHGKNALEGTFLGGCIHSGKRVGEALSR, from the coding sequence ATGAGCGACACAGTAATCATTGTGGGGACGGGGCTTGCGGGTCTCGTCGCAGGATATGAGGCCGCGAAGGGCGGGCGGCACGTGGTTTTCCTCGATCAGGAAAGCCGCGCCAACCTCGGCGGACAGGCGTTTTGGTCGCTGGGTGGCCTGTTCTGGGTGAATTCCCCCGAGCAGCGCCTGCTGCGCGTGCACGACTCTAAAGAGCTCGCGTGGCGCGACTGGGAAAACTCCGCCCAGTTTGACGACGCTCCCCACGACCACTGGCCCCGGCAGTGGGGCGAGAAATTTGTCGAATTCGCCGCCGAAGAAATGCGCGACTACCTGCGTGAACTAGGGCTCAACGTGGTCCCGACCATCGGCTGGGCTGAGCGCGGCAGTGGCGATGCTTCCGGGCACGGTAATTCGGTACCCCGCTTCCACCTGACTTGGGGCACCGGGCCTGAGGTCGTGCGGGTGTTCCGCGAGCCGCTGGAGGACTTCGAGCGCGAAGGCAAGGTTGAATTCCATTTCCGCCACCGCGTTAGCTCGCTCATCGTCGAGGACGGCCAGGTCGTCGGCGTGCGTGGCGACCAGCTCGCACCCGCCAACGAGCCGCGTGGGGTGGCGAGCGGGCGCGACGTCGTCAAGCAGTTTGAGGCGCGCGGCACCGTGGTGATCGCGACCGGCGGCATCGGCGGCAACCTCGAGAAGGTGCGTAAGATGTGGCCCACCGACCGCTGGGGTCCCTGCCCCGAGGACATGGTCACGGGCGTGCCAGCGCATGTCGACGGCCATGGGATCGACATCGCGGCGAACGCAGGTGCCAACCTCGTCAACACCGACCGCATGTGGCACTACCCCGAAGGCATGATCAACTGGAACCCGATCTGGCCAGGTCACGGCATCCGAATCATTCCGGGGCCGTCGTCGGTGTGGCTGGACGCGACGGGTCGCCGATTGCCGACCAACTTGTTCCCAGGCTCCGACAACCTCGCGGCTCTCGCACACATCGGGCAAACCGGGCACGGCTACTCATGGTTCGTGCTCAACCAGGCGATCGCCGACAAAGAATTCATCTTCTCCGGCTCGGAGCAAAACCCCGATCTTACGGAGAAGTCCCTGCGCAAGCTCATAGGGAAAGTCGCCCCCGGGACGCACGTCGCGATCAAGGCCTTCATGGAACACGGCGCCGACTGGGTGGTTGCCTCCTCGCTGCCAGAGCTGGTCGACGGCATGAATGAACTCGGCACTGTGCCGGTGTCATTGGCAAACGTGCGACGCGTGCTGGAAGACCGCGACTCACAACTAGACAACCCATTCTCCAAGGACATCCAGGTCAACTACATCCGCACCGCGCGAGGCTTTCTTGGCGACAAAATCATCCGCTGCGCTCCACCAGGACGCATCCTGGATCCGGCACACGGTCCTTTGATTGCCGTGCGTCTGCACGTGGTCACCCGCAAGACGCTCGGCGGGATTGAAACGGATTTGTCAGGGCGATGCCTTCGTGCCGACGGATCGGTTCTCCCAGGCCTATACGCGTGTGGCGAGGCCGCCGGCTTCGGTGGTGGCGGCATGCACGGCAAAAACGCCCTCGAAGGGACATTCCTCGGCGGCTGCATTCACTCCGGCAAGCGGGTTGGGGAGGCGTTAAGTAGATGA
- the sucD gene encoding succinate--CoA ligase subunit alpha, giving the protein MAIFLDENSRIIVQGMTGAEGRKHTQRMLDSGSPIVGGVNPKKAGTSLDFNGTDVPVFGSVREAMRATGANVSVIFVPAAHTKAAVVEAIDAGMPLVVVITEGVPVHDTAEFHALARERGTTQIIGPNCPGLITPGVANAGIIPAQTAPNPGRIGLVSKSGTLTYQMMHELSDLGFSTCVGIGGDPIIGTTHIRAIEAFQNDPNTDAIIMIGEIGGDAEEHAAKYIAEHVTKPVVAYIAGFTAPEGKTMGHAGAIVSGGSGTAAGKKQALEAAGVRVGQTPTQAAQLVREVLA; this is encoded by the coding sequence ATGGCAATTTTCCTCGATGAAAACTCCCGCATCATCGTCCAAGGCATGACTGGTGCCGAGGGACGCAAGCACACCCAACGCATGCTCGACTCTGGCTCGCCGATCGTCGGCGGGGTCAACCCGAAGAAGGCCGGAACCAGCCTGGACTTCAACGGCACCGACGTGCCGGTTTTCGGCTCTGTCCGCGAAGCTATGCGCGCTACCGGCGCAAACGTCTCCGTCATTTTCGTCCCCGCGGCCCACACCAAGGCTGCCGTCGTTGAAGCTATCGACGCCGGAATGCCGCTCGTCGTGGTCATCACCGAAGGTGTGCCGGTCCACGACACCGCGGAATTCCACGCTTTGGCCCGTGAGCGCGGGACCACCCAAATCATCGGCCCGAACTGCCCAGGCCTCATTACACCGGGTGTGGCTAACGCTGGAATCATCCCGGCCCAGACTGCCCCGAACCCAGGGCGAATCGGCTTGGTGTCCAAGTCCGGCACCTTGACCTACCAAATGATGCACGAGCTCTCTGACCTCGGGTTTTCCACCTGCGTGGGTATTGGTGGCGACCCAATCATCGGCACCACCCACATCCGGGCGATCGAAGCCTTCCAAAACGACCCGAACACCGACGCCATCATCATGATCGGTGAAATCGGTGGCGACGCCGAGGAGCACGCCGCGAAGTACATCGCTGAGCACGTCACCAAGCCAGTGGTCGCCTACATCGCCGGATTCACGGCCCCGGAGGGCAAGACCATGGGCCACGCCGGCGCCATCGTTTCTGGTGGTAGCGGCACCGCGGCCGGCAAGAAGCAGGCCCTGGAGGCCGCCGGGGTGCGCGTCGGGCAAACCCCAACCCAGGCCGCGCAGCTCGTGCGCGAAGTCCTCGCCTAA
- a CDS encoding CoA transferase produces the protein MEPLQNITVINLAVNLPGPWAADRLASLGARVVKLEPPAGDPLAHLAPTWYEELKRRCEIVTVDLKTPAGQAELNRLLADAHLLITSHRPSALTRMGVEVPEGVGHVEIVGDVDNPEHAGHDLTYQAEAGTLTPPHMPKVLLGDLMGASQAVSAALALLIAGGGHTRIGLKQAALDMAAPYLHGVTAPEGLLGGSVDNYRIYPAKDGFVAVAALEPHFAARLADHATSFPERSVAEIEKWARQVDLPISAVR, from the coding sequence ATGGAGCCTTTGCAGAACATTACCGTCATCAATCTCGCCGTGAATCTCCCCGGCCCGTGGGCCGCCGATCGGCTGGCTAGCCTGGGCGCGCGCGTCGTCAAGCTGGAGCCACCTGCCGGAGACCCGCTCGCCCACCTGGCCCCCACCTGGTACGAGGAACTCAAGCGGCGTTGCGAAATTGTCACCGTGGACCTCAAAACCCCCGCGGGGCAGGCCGAACTGAACCGCCTGCTTGCCGACGCCCACCTGCTCATCACCTCGCACCGACCTTCCGCACTGACCAGGATGGGCGTGGAGGTACCGGAGGGGGTGGGTCACGTGGAAATCGTCGGTGACGTGGACAATCCCGAGCATGCGGGTCACGACCTCACCTATCAGGCCGAGGCCGGCACCCTCACTCCCCCGCACATGCCAAAGGTGCTGCTGGGAGATCTGATGGGCGCCTCCCAAGCAGTGTCCGCAGCGCTTGCGCTGCTCATTGCTGGTGGTGGGCACACGCGGATCGGGTTGAAGCAAGCTGCCCTTGATATGGCTGCGCCGTATCTGCACGGAGTCACTGCGCCGGAAGGGCTGCTCGGCGGAAGCGTGGACAACTATCGGATCTATCCGGCGAAAGACGGCTTCGTAGCGGTAGCGGCCCTGGAGCCGCACTTCGCTGCGCGCCTAGCCGACCACGCCACAAGCTTCCCGGAGCGGAGCGTCGCGGAGATCGAGAAGTGGGCCCGACAGGTAGACCTGCCAATTTCCGCAGTGCGGTAG